The genomic window CGTTATAATTGGATCTGATATTATTAACTTAGTTATTAGTACATTTACTTTTAAAACATTATATAAGTAAGAAGATAAAATATGATTAAAAAAATTCTTGCTACATTTAAAAATGTTCCTAAATTCTCTTTTTTGAAACAACAGAATCAACAAAAGAATAAAAAACAAGTAATATCAAAAAACATAGATTACAAAGCTATTTTTGAAAAGCAAAAAAATAAGGTTTTAGAATTTTTAGGAAAAAGTGAAGATATTGATACACAATTAGGCATATTAATTGAAGATGTTATTAAAGAAAAGTTCCAGCTAAAAGGTGGATACGGCGATTTGATGGCTAATGAAGAGAAATATGAACAATTTGTAAAAACTTTAGGTTATGAATATTATGGAAGTTATAATGAATTATCAAAACATTATCAAGACACATCATTTCAATTAGATGAGAAAAAATTAGAACTATGTACAACAATGTATATAATCACTTTAGAAGATAAAAAGATTAAAAATAAAGTTCTTGGAATAAGAGATGTTGTAAATCTTGATTTTGATGTTTTAAGTAAATTTTATTTCACAAAAATTGTAGTATTAGGCGAGGGTGTTTTATCTTCAGTATTTGGTGAAGATAGGGAAATTATTTTTAATTCAAATAGTGACACAGAAAATGATGAAGAGATAAATAAATATTTTGACAAAATGATGGGACAAGCTATTTTACTTGGAGCATCAGATATACATATTCAAAAAACAAGTAGATATGCCTCTTTATGGTTTAGAATTGATGGTATCAAAGTTGATATGGGAACAATGCCAATTACAATAGCAAAAACAGTAAAAAGAAGATTGGTAACCATGGCTGACCAAGAGGATTCAGATTATGAATCAATCAATGGGGTTATAAATTATGAATATGGTAAAAAAAATATAAAATTTAGGCTGGGGCTTATTAACTCAAAATTAAACTTCTCTTTAGTTATGAGGATGATTGGTGGACGTGGAGTTGTTTCTCACAACTTAAGAGGATTAAATTACCCACAAGAAACAGTAGATATTTTATCAAACTTAACAAAATATGCGAATGGAATGATATTAATAACTGGGCAAGTTGGATCTGGAAAAACACACTTAATGTATGCACTTTTACAACAATTGGCAAAACAACAACAATATGTTATTACAATTGAAGATCCAGTTGAATATGTTGATGAATCATTCTTTCAAATTGACTTATCAGAGTTTGCAAGTGCAAGTGAAGAGTTTAAATATGGTTACCCAGAAGCTGTTGTTGATATTTTAAGACAAGATTCAAATATTATTCTAATTGGGGAAACAAGAGAACCACAAACTGCATCACAACTTGTAAACGCTTCTAACTTAGGTCAGTTAGTTTTCTCAACAATGCATACGAACTCAGCTCCTGCAACGGTATCTAGGATGACAAGTTCCCTTGGAATTAATGAAGGAGATATTATTGATAACTTAAGAGGAATAGTATCTCAAAGATTAGTTAGAAAATTATGTAAATTTTGTAAAGAAGAAGATGGGGATGGTGGATTTAAAAAAGTTGGTTGTGATGAGTGTAACCACACAGGATTTAAAGACAGGGTGCCAATTGCTGAGGTTGTAAGATTTAAAATAGGTCATGGTGGAGATTTTGAAAATCCTGCTGAATATATGACTGTAGAAAAAGCTTGTATGGCTCAATATCATGAAGGACTTATTACAAAAGATGATGCAATTGCAATCATTAGAGGGGAGGAAGTATGGTACGATTAGTAATTACAGATTTTGCTTCAAAAGATTTAAATGAAATATTTTATTTAAATGATGAGTTTGCATCTGAACAAAATATGTTTACATATAACTCTTTTAAAAAATATAGTGTATTTCTTTCCAAATATGAAACAAATGAAGAAATATACTCTTTAAATCTTTTATCAAAAAAACATTTGGGAAGAAATCAGTTTTTGATACATATTGCAGAAAATGAGTATGTGATTTTATTTAATCACAAAACTGTATATTCAGCAAAAATAAATCAAAATTTCATCACAGATGATATGATAAAATCTATATTAATTACAAAACATATAGCAATGCTTTCAAGTGGAGGAGCAATTGAAAATATTTATTATGTAATAAATTCAAAATATAAAAGTGCTGTTGAAAATATTTTAAGACAAAATACAAAAAATGAGAAAAATGAAGTAGTTGCCAAATCATTAGGTGAAATTAATGATTTAGTAAAACCACTTAATGAACTGGATACTTTTAAATCACATAGTATAAAAATGTTTTATTCAATTTTTATATTAGGTTTTGTTTTTTGGACAGTATTTTTTGGACTAGATTTATTAACTTCAAAACTATTTGAACAACAGTCTTTAGATAATTTAAATAATGAGATTCGAATTGAGGGGCAATTAGCAAAAAGACAGGAAATGTTATTAAAAAAGAGTGAAAAAGATTATGTAGATTTAACTCAATGTATTAGTAATAAAAATGAGGCTTTAAAATGATTAGTATAAGTAATAAAACCCTCTCAAGAATTACAAAAATTTGTATATTTGTTTTAATAACTTATTCAGTGGGATTTTTAATATATAAAACAATACTCTATTTCAAAATTTCTTTTGAGAAGGACAATTTAACTATTGTATTAGAAGAAAAAAAAGCACAAACTGATAATTTAAAAAAACAAGTTGAATTATCTAAAAAGAAAATTGAAATAGTAGAAAAAGAGTATATAAATAAAGAAGAACTTGAAACTAAAGTGAAAGATATTTTTTCAAGAATGTCAGTTTTTGATTATCAGTTAAAATATTTAGATTCAAAAAAAATGTGTGTTGATAGATATTTAATTGTAACACAAGTGACAGCTCAAAGTGAGAATGGACTACAAGCTGCATTAGGAATTTTGTCATATATTGGGAAAATCAAAAAACACGATCAAAATGAGACTATTTATTTTGTAGATTATATATCAACGCCAAAGGAGATTAAATAGTGTTTTTATTAAAGATAGCAGTTCTATTTTTTCTTTCTTTGAATATTTTTGCAAGTGATAATTATATTGATTCTTTAACTTTAACAAAAATAAAAAAACTTGTACAAAAAGAAGAAGAAATCGCTTTAGCTTATAAAAAATATATTTTTGAAAAAGGAACGAATAAAGATGATAATACTTTAATAACCGTAGAAAAATTGAGAAATTTAAATTATTTACCAAAGGGATTTTCTTTAACCGATCCTTTTGGTAGACAACTTACAATAATTGCTAATAACAAAATTAATGCTTTTACAACAACTGATGCAACTTTGAAATTAAATTTATATGACTATTATTATTCAAATTACTATAGAACTAATACTAAAGCACCATTAAGTATAAATAAGGGTGATATAGAAATAATACTATCTTCAGATGAAAAGTATAAAGTTGAACATAAAGATATGATTGCACTAAATAAAGCAGATGCTAAAAATAAGGTTTCAGGGCAAGGTGGATATTATTTAGATGAAAAAGGTGTGCTTCATTGGTATGATAAAGATGGAAAGTATAAATTTTCAATCACAAATGATTTATTAGTAGATCAAAGCGTAACTGTATTAAATGAAAATGGGACAATTACATCATCATTTTTAGATTTGGTTCAAGATAAAAATTTTATGTATGCAGGAGAAAAAATCTTAAGGGAAAATGATGACTCAGTAGATCAGTATTTAAATACAAATAAAAATTTAGTTGATTTAAATCCTACGAAAAGTGTTGGAAAAACAGTTATTCGATTTTCTAATTCAGGTGGAGCTTTGATTATAAATGGGAATATTTATACTTGGGGTAATAATTCAAAGAAATCTGTTTCTATAGGAAAAAATACTTATACAAATGAATCAGGGAATATAGGTTCAGGTAATCCAATTATAAATACAATGGTTAATACAAAAGCCATGATATATGACGACACAAAAACCATTCCATATACTAATAATTTTAATACTAAAAAGTTCTTTTCATCTCCGATTAGGCCAAATTTTATAGATTTATTTACTGAAGATTCTCATGGCACTTGTGGTATATCTTTAAAAAGTGAGCTTTATTGTGGAGGACAAGATATATTAGAAAATAATTATATCTCTTTTGATAATTATACAAAAGGTAGCCTCCTAAATATGGAATATCTATATAGAAGTACATTTTTTAATGGTATAACAAATAAGGCAAAAGCAATTATAGCTTTAGATAATACTTATTTAGTTCTTAGCCGAGGAAATACTGATACCGTTGATGGCTACAGACTTTATTATTGGGGGAAAGATAATAATCAAGGTTGGGCAGGAACTGGAAATAATACTGAAAGTAATGTATTTATACCAACAGTATATAGTGAAATTAGATTTAAAGATATTACATATACTTTATCTCCTTCTTATCGAAAGATTTTAGGATTAGATACTGAAGGAAATCTTTTTATTTGGGGATTAACAAGTGGTACTACATGTACTAATGGTGATATAAATTATTGTAGATCAACCAAAATAGGATCAGATGCAAATTTTACAACTATAGCGAGTGGAAGAGAAAATTTTTTAGCTACAGATAATAGTGGAAATTTTTACAAAATTTCCACTGCAGGAGTAATTAGTAAAGTTGAAGATATTATAAAAGGATATACTTCATATAACCAGACAGATGATGCAAGGATTTTATCTGTAGATTTTTCAAGAAAAGTTGGGGAATTATCTCAGAGTTCAGCTGGCACAGGTATTGTTTGGGTTAATAGTAAAAATCAATTAAAAGGAGATTATCAAATATCTTCTGGAAATGATGATTTGTTTGAAAATACTATTTTAAAAATACAATGGAAAGAGATTAAAGTTATAGGAGATGATAATGCAATGTGTGGGATTGATGTAAATGATCAAATGTATTGTTGGGGTAATATGGTAAATTCTTCTGGTACTGGATTAATATTACCTCTATTTAATGCAAATCTTCATGATGAGAGTAAAGATTATCTTTTGTTTGAGAAAACTAATTCTCTTACTACAATGACATCTGGGGATTGGGTTAATAATTCAA from Arcobacter venerupis includes these protein-coding regions:
- a CDS encoding GspE/PulE family protein; the encoded protein is MIKKILATFKNVPKFSFLKQQNQQKNKKQVISKNIDYKAIFEKQKNKVLEFLGKSEDIDTQLGILIEDVIKEKFQLKGGYGDLMANEEKYEQFVKTLGYEYYGSYNELSKHYQDTSFQLDEKKLELCTTMYIITLEDKKIKNKVLGIRDVVNLDFDVLSKFYFTKIVVLGEGVLSSVFGEDREIIFNSNSDTENDEEINKYFDKMMGQAILLGASDIHIQKTSRYASLWFRIDGIKVDMGTMPITIAKTVKRRLVTMADQEDSDYESINGVINYEYGKKNIKFRLGLINSKLNFSLVMRMIGGRGVVSHNLRGLNYPQETVDILSNLTKYANGMILITGQVGSGKTHLMYALLQQLAKQQQYVITIEDPVEYVDESFFQIDLSEFASASEEFKYGYPEAVVDILRQDSNIILIGETREPQTASQLVNASNLGQLVFSTMHTNSAPATVSRMTSSLGINEGDIIDNLRGIVSQRLVRKLCKFCKEEDGDGGFKKVGCDECNHTGFKDRVPIAEVVRFKIGHGGDFENPAEYMTVEKACMAQYHEGLITKDDAIAIIRGEEVWYD